In Reinekea thalattae, a genomic segment contains:
- a CDS encoding ExbD/TolR family protein — protein MRSRRKRLEEVNVNLTPLIDVVFLLLIFFMVTTTFTRQTQLKIDLPQSQSEIQAEQQLPIEIVIDRQGSYALNGEVLIRSDLASLKAALVELSANQTDLPIVLTGDAQAPHQAFVTALDAAAQLGFVKVSITTQSETEDAN, from the coding sequence ATGAGATCTCGCCGTAAACGCTTAGAAGAGGTTAACGTTAATCTGACGCCATTGATTGACGTGGTTTTTTTATTGTTAATCTTTTTTATGGTGACCACGACCTTTACTCGGCAAACACAGTTAAAGATCGACTTGCCGCAAAGTCAGAGTGAAATTCAGGCAGAGCAGCAATTACCCATCGAAATTGTGATTGATCGCCAAGGCAGCTATGCGCTTAACGGAGAAGTATTGATTCGATCCGATCTTGCCTCGTTGAAGGCGGCGTTAGTTGAATTGTCGGCAAACCAGACGGATCTGCCCATTGTTTTAACAGGTGACGCACAGGCGCCTCATCAGGCGTTTGTTACTGCACTTGATGCCGCCGCTCAATTAGGTTTTGTTAAAGTCAGTATTACCACTCAAAGTGAAACCGAAGACGCTAACTGA
- a CDS encoding MotA/TolQ/ExbB proton channel family protein: protein MYEIIKSGGILMWPIIISSIISVAIVIERYWTLRVANVRPKDQLPQVWRWIKNQQLDSEKIKNLRQSSLFGSVLAAGLQASRYGRDAMKDAIQEAGDHAAHEMERFLSTLGTIAAISPLLGLLGTVLGMVDVFSDIMTQGTGNTSILAGGISKALITTAAGLTVAIPSVVFHRALVRKVDELTVLMEQDSIKLVDAIHSDGAAQKK, encoded by the coding sequence GTGTACGAAATTATCAAATCTGGCGGCATTCTTATGTGGCCTATTATCATCAGTTCTATTATCTCGGTGGCCATTGTTATCGAGCGTTATTGGACGTTGCGGGTTGCCAATGTGCGACCTAAAGATCAGTTGCCTCAGGTTTGGCGCTGGATTAAAAATCAACAGCTCGACTCTGAAAAGATTAAAAACCTACGCCAAAGCAGCTTATTCGGCTCTGTGCTTGCTGCAGGTTTACAAGCCTCTCGTTATGGCCGCGATGCCATGAAAGACGCCATTCAGGAAGCGGGCGATCATGCGGCCCATGAAATGGAGAGATTCCTCAGTACGCTGGGTACTATCGCTGCAATTTCGCCGTTATTAGGTTTGCTCGGTACCGTGTTGGGTATGGTCGATGTTTTTAGCGATATCATGACTCAAGGTACCGGCAACACCAGTATTCTTGCAGGCGGTATTTCTAAGGCATTGATTACTACCGCAGCGGGCTTAACTGTGGCTATTCCGTCGGTAGTTTTTCATCGCGCGTTGGTACGTAAAGTTGATGAGCTAACGGTATTAATGGAGCAAGACAGCATTAAGCTTGTTGATGCGATTCATTCGGATGGGGCCGCACAGAAAAAATGA
- a CDS encoding ComEC/Rec2 family competence protein — MFVIFFLPLLPPVWYQFGLFPSLILIAATLLVSLFYYGRQRRFFSEQKHPYVLLVYALLASLMLIQLERQLQHPLPASLKHQTLPLTVCINRAVASYDDVWFSRARVVSQPAQTQLRNIQISLPKAKVTQPIYPGDCLVGAFRLRQPLGFLTPGGFDADRYYFSTQMDAKATLVDLYSLQYQPKRSERLYKNRQASFHSDSAFDIWAALFLGWSHSIDQDLKNTFSQNQLMHLFVVSGMHIGFISVFCLLLIKVVMQPWSSRLLLSTTVQYTLALLFVVLYVAFLGWPVPATRALIMLLVPFMIMRLAIRLNWLMALLVALAVLSLLKPEAWLSLGAWLSFISILIIIVLIRWQWMSLGHWLLRLFLFQCTMSLTTLPWAFLSGFSMNPFAGVLNFFITPLIGFLLLPLAFLIALQPMPIVVSVYEFVVQTLLMLLHWTQQFAFQFAWFSPLLVISVVALLVLFIWFVDRRLTSIVLLLVLLVSLIRYGFYGFAYRLPMMKTQAARVTLYDVGHGSSLLIEDQYGRWLVDTGGGLRSGLSYFQRDLDRQVGPLSGLIVTHADADHAMAVEYIMNTQAAFLAWSGQPERLAKAPHRSGFNHCNADTSPTPNMRFIAVPEPFRQSSNDHSCILLYQAQGKRMIITGDAGKSIEYFLLQAYPELFPLDIVVLGHHGSATSSSHDWLQANRGALYLVSNGDRLSPRWPAAAIVSWFDAHPEQQLLSTAQLGSIRLYFDSDGLKVKHSATAYRMRLIR, encoded by the coding sequence TTGTTTGTAATCTTTTTTTTGCCACTGCTGCCACCTGTTTGGTATCAGTTTGGTTTATTTCCTAGTCTTATCCTTATTGCTGCGACGCTATTAGTCAGCTTGTTTTACTATGGCAGGCAGCGTCGATTTTTTAGCGAGCAAAAACACCCCTATGTTTTGCTCGTCTATGCGTTGTTGGCCAGCCTGATGTTAATTCAGCTGGAGCGTCAACTACAGCATCCATTGCCCGCAAGTTTGAAACATCAAACCTTACCACTGACTGTTTGTATTAATAGGGCAGTAGCCAGTTACGATGATGTTTGGTTTAGTCGGGCTCGTGTTGTTTCTCAACCAGCGCAGACGCAGCTACGTAATATTCAAATCAGTTTGCCTAAAGCAAAGGTTACGCAACCCATCTATCCGGGAGATTGCCTTGTTGGCGCTTTTCGCTTAAGGCAGCCACTTGGGTTTTTAACACCTGGTGGCTTTGATGCTGATCGCTATTATTTTTCGACGCAGATGGATGCTAAGGCAACCTTGGTCGATCTATATAGTTTGCAATACCAACCCAAAAGATCCGAAAGGCTCTACAAAAATCGACAGGCGAGTTTTCATTCTGATTCAGCCTTCGATATTTGGGCTGCGCTATTTTTAGGTTGGTCTCATTCTATTGATCAAGATTTAAAAAATACCTTCAGCCAAAATCAACTCATGCATCTGTTTGTTGTCAGTGGAATGCATATCGGTTTTATTTCAGTGTTTTGCTTGCTGCTGATTAAAGTCGTGATGCAGCCTTGGTCGAGTCGATTGTTATTGTCGACAACGGTTCAATATACGTTAGCGCTATTGTTTGTTGTTCTCTATGTCGCGTTTTTAGGCTGGCCAGTACCTGCTACCAGAGCGCTGATTATGCTGCTTGTTCCTTTCATGATAATGCGTTTAGCCATTCGACTTAATTGGTTGATGGCGCTGTTAGTTGCCTTGGCCGTTCTGTCGTTATTGAAACCAGAAGCTTGGTTGTCATTAGGCGCATGGCTAAGTTTTATTTCTATATTAATCATCATTGTTTTAATTCGTTGGCAATGGATGAGCCTCGGCCATTGGTTACTTCGGTTATTTTTATTTCAATGCACCATGTCATTAACAACGTTGCCATGGGCTTTTTTATCTGGCTTTTCGATGAATCCTTTCGCAGGCGTGTTGAATTTTTTTATAACGCCGTTGATTGGTTTTTTACTATTACCATTGGCTTTTTTAATTGCGCTGCAACCCATGCCCATAGTTGTTTCGGTGTATGAATTCGTCGTTCAGACATTGCTCATGTTGTTGCACTGGACGCAGCAGTTTGCATTTCAGTTTGCTTGGTTTTCGCCGTTGCTGGTGATCAGTGTTGTTGCTCTTTTGGTTTTATTCATATGGTTTGTTGATCGACGTTTAACATCCATTGTATTGCTGCTCGTTCTGTTGGTGAGTCTGATTAGGTATGGTTTTTATGGCTTTGCTTATCGTCTTCCCATGATGAAGACGCAGGCGGCGCGCGTCACTCTGTATGACGTTGGGCACGGCTCCTCGCTATTGATTGAAGATCAGTATGGTCGTTGGTTGGTTGATACAGGTGGAGGATTAAGGTCTGGCTTAAGTTATTTTCAGCGTGATTTAGATCGGCAAGTAGGCCCGTTAAGCGGTTTAATTGTGACCCATGCGGATGCCGATCACGCCATGGCAGTTGAGTATATTATGAACACGCAGGCAGCCTTTTTGGCTTGGTCTGGGCAGCCAGAAAGGCTCGCTAAAGCGCCGCATCGCAGCGGTTTCAATCATTGCAATGCCGATACTTCACCGACACCCAATATGCGCTTTATTGCTGTGCCGGAGCCGTTTCGGCAAAGTAGTAATGACCACTCCTGTATTTTGCTTTATCAGGCTCAAGGCAAGCGAATGATTATTACGGGCGATGCGGGAAAATCGATCGAGTATTTTTTACTGCAGGCTTATCCTGAACTATTCCCGTTAGATATCGTCGTGCTTGGGCACCATGGTTCTGCCACCAGTTCCTCACATGATTGGCTGCAAGCCAATAGAGGCGCGCTTTACTTAGTCAGCAACGGTGATCGGCTATCGCCGCGCTGGCCAGCTGCGGCCATTGTCAGCTGGTTTGATGCTCACCCAGAGCAACAATTGTTAAGCACTGCGCAACTTGGCTCTATTCGACTGTACTTTGATAGCGATGGGCTTAAGGTTAAGCATTCAGCAACCGCCTATAGAATGCGTCTTATACGTTGA
- a CDS encoding ABC transporter ATP-binding protein — translation MSLKSVLKCQSVSRQFKMGSEYIQVLNEIDFSISQGEMVSIVGTSGSGKTTLLNLLAGLDDPSEGSVYMDEQAINKLGDVARAKLRNQFMGFVFQFHHLLPEFSAIDNVLIPHRIRNQVTKEARLYAQQLLQQVGLQDRMDHRPAELSGGERQRVAIARALVNKPGIVMMDEPTGNLDEQTSEQIQSMIESLNQQTGTSFVVVTHNQEWSNQFPTQYRLTKGQLTQVR, via the coding sequence ATGAGTCTTAAATCCGTATTAAAATGCCAATCGGTTTCACGCCAATTTAAGATGGGCAGTGAGTATATTCAGGTGCTTAATGAAATTGATTTTTCAATTTCTCAAGGTGAAATGGTTAGCATTGTCGGCACCAGCGGTTCAGGTAAAACAACACTGTTAAATCTATTGGCAGGTTTGGATGATCCGAGTGAAGGCAGCGTCTACATGGATGAGCAGGCGATCAATAAACTGGGCGATGTTGCTCGTGCAAAATTACGCAATCAGTTTATGGGCTTTGTGTTTCAGTTCCATCACCTATTACCTGAATTTTCTGCAATCGATAACGTATTGATCCCGCATAGAATTCGAAACCAGGTAACGAAAGAGGCTCGCCTCTATGCTCAGCAGTTATTGCAACAGGTCGGTTTGCAAGATCGTATGGATCATCGCCCAGCGGAGTTGTCTGGTGGTGAGCGTCAACGTGTTGCGATAGCCAGAGCCTTAGTTAATAAACCTGGTATTGTTATGATGGATGAGCCAACCGGCAACTTGGATGAACAGACTTCTGAACAGATTCAATCGATGATTGAATCGCTTAACCAACAGACGGGCACTTCTTTTGTTGTCGTAACTCACAACCAAGAATGGTCTAATCAATTCCCAACTCAATATCGTTTAACTAAAGGCCAATTAACTCAAGTTCGATAA
- a CDS encoding lipoprotein-releasing ABC transporter permease subunit, translated as MYRSLPFYIGLRYLRAKRRNHFISFISALSMAGLTLGVMVLIIVLSVMNGFDQEMRNRILGMVPHATISLPGEMTKQQEIIDKALQHPLVEGASEYIETQGMVIANNVNRGALFSGINTETIASVSILPEHIVEGSLEDLANQPFGAILGTTMAHILGVDVGDKVTLIVPELSVNIASIQPRFKRFTVVGLFEVGAEMDAGLVVTNIDDLGKLMLYGGAVDGVQLKTSDLFKARQTAFDVGRELTDVYYVSDWTRTQGNLFKAIQMEKKLVGLLLFMIIAVAGFNTVSSLVMLVTDKQAEIAVLRTLGATRRQILAVFMVQGTAIGLVGIIIGVILGVIGALSVADIIAWIESVFHIQFLDANVYFISYIPSQLKWSDVYLIAAASFCISVCSTIYPAWKASRISPAEALRYES; from the coding sequence ATGTACCGCAGCCTGCCTTTTTATATAGGTTTAAGATATTTACGCGCCAAGCGACGTAACCACTTTATTTCTTTCATTTCTGCACTATCGATGGCCGGTCTTACGCTCGGCGTCATGGTGCTTATTATAGTACTTTCTGTCATGAATGGCTTTGATCAAGAAATGCGCAATCGTATTCTTGGTATGGTGCCTCATGCCACCATTTCACTGCCTGGTGAGATGACCAAGCAGCAAGAAATTATTGATAAAGCTTTGCAGCATCCGTTAGTCGAGGGTGCGTCAGAATATATTGAAACCCAAGGCATGGTCATTGCCAACAATGTTAATCGCGGCGCCTTATTCAGTGGTATCAACACGGAAACCATTGCCAGTGTTTCTATATTGCCTGAACACATAGTGGAAGGCTCATTAGAAGATCTCGCTAATCAGCCGTTTGGTGCCATCTTAGGAACCACAATGGCGCATATATTGGGTGTCGATGTTGGCGATAAGGTGACATTAATTGTGCCTGAATTGTCAGTAAACATTGCCAGCATACAACCTCGTTTTAAGCGCTTTACTGTTGTAGGCCTATTTGAAGTCGGTGCAGAAATGGACGCAGGTTTAGTCGTCACTAACATCGATGATTTAGGCAAACTGATGCTTTATGGCGGTGCCGTTGACGGTGTGCAGTTAAAAACATCAGATTTATTTAAGGCGCGACAGACCGCATTTGATGTAGGTCGTGAACTAACCGATGTTTACTACGTCAGCGATTGGACTCGTACACAGGGTAACCTGTTTAAAGCCATTCAAATGGAGAAAAAGCTCGTCGGGCTATTACTCTTTATGATTATCGCAGTGGCTGGCTTTAATACAGTATCTAGTTTGGTCATGCTGGTGACGGATAAACAAGCCGAAATTGCCGTGTTGCGCACTTTGGGCGCAACGCGACGACAAATATTAGCGGTCTTTATGGTGCAGGGTACGGCGATTGGTTTGGTCGGTATCATTATTGGTGTGATTCTAGGTGTTATTGGTGCGCTTTCGGTTGCCGATATTATTGCTTGGATAGAATCGGTGTTTCACATTCAATTTTTAGATGCCAATGTTTATTTTATTAGTTACATCCCGTCGCAATTAAAATGGTCCGATGTCTATCTAATTGCTGCTGCAAGTTTCTGTATATCGGTGTGTTCAACGATTTATCCTGCGTGGAAGGCTTCTCGAATTTCACCGGCGGAGGCCCTTCGTTATGAGTCTTAA
- the dinG gene encoding ATP-dependent DNA helicase DinG codes for MLSNTVKSNIQTAYSEYLKNRDLKPRSGQKHMLAQIARTLGNIALDDEGVRQANSTGIAVVEAGTGTGKTVGYALSAISLAMAMEKKLVISTATIALQEQVVNKDLPDIAKNTELNFKAVLAKGRSRYLCTQKLEQLIQFYSGTVVAMSLFEETMEADEASLAQYNELMTQFGSGAWSGDRDHWPDKIDDNLWFSLTSSHRECLNRRCPHYQNCPFFEARGELENAQVIIANHDLVMADLSLGGGAILPAPEDTIYVFDEGHHLPEKALSHFAQQLTVKYTLNQIDAIRKQIPKVRLELAYGDTAERLLATIVDGLNDAHQQLSLTWSAMQPWFNRLSSEERTLTFLQSEQRQPLDDLLNPLVYPFTSLYASMNALDEHTRKQLSASDDPQEKERLQNALPVIGRWLSRIEPAKGLVDSWLEPDAENAPPVARWLDRIDNADNQDLILNTSPVSASSVLKNFLWNRCCGAVVTSATLTVAGKFDRIMTQCGIPEQADVLKVESPFDYPNLVTATIPALAVEGSQRDAHSESIVALIHQHLPMETGNLVLFSSRAQMQEVYEGLNDDWKALVTSQDDLPKTALIEHHKERLNEGGGSTLFGLASLAEGVDLPGNYLKHLVIAKIPFGVPDDPITSTLAQWLESKGMNPFQVITLPAATIRLVQACGRLIRQEQDSGVIWFMDRRIVSKRYGKTIINSLPNYHWKIE; via the coding sequence ATGCTCTCCAATACCGTAAAAAGCAATATTCAAACGGCTTACTCTGAATATCTAAAAAACCGTGACCTAAAGCCTCGCTCTGGTCAAAAGCATATGCTAGCTCAAATTGCTCGAACCTTAGGCAATATAGCGTTGGATGATGAAGGCGTACGCCAAGCCAATAGTACCGGTATTGCTGTTGTAGAAGCGGGTACCGGAACCGGTAAGACGGTTGGCTATGCGTTAAGTGCTATCAGCTTAGCAATGGCGATGGAGAAAAAACTGGTTATCTCAACGGCCACCATTGCTTTGCAAGAACAGGTTGTTAACAAAGATTTACCAGATATTGCTAAAAATACGGAGCTGAATTTTAAAGCAGTTCTAGCCAAAGGGCGCAGTCGTTACCTGTGTACGCAAAAGCTTGAGCAACTAATTCAGTTTTATAGCGGTACCGTGGTGGCCATGTCGTTGTTTGAAGAAACCATGGAGGCCGATGAGGCGAGTTTAGCTCAATACAATGAGTTAATGACGCAATTTGGCAGTGGCGCTTGGTCTGGAGATCGAGATCACTGGCCAGATAAAATCGACGATAATCTCTGGTTCAGCTTAACCTCTTCGCATCGGGAGTGCCTCAATCGGCGTTGCCCGCATTATCAAAATTGTCCATTTTTTGAAGCGCGTGGTGAGCTTGAAAACGCACAGGTGATTATTGCTAATCATGACTTGGTTATGGCGGATCTCTCTCTTGGTGGCGGTGCAATCTTACCAGCACCAGAAGACACCATTTATGTTTTTGATGAAGGCCATCATCTTCCCGAAAAAGCGCTGTCGCATTTTGCTCAGCAATTAACCGTTAAATACACGCTCAATCAGATTGATGCCATTCGTAAACAGATTCCGAAAGTTCGTCTTGAATTAGCATACGGTGATACGGCAGAGCGATTATTAGCCACCATTGTGGATGGCTTAAATGACGCGCATCAGCAGTTATCATTGACTTGGTCTGCGATGCAACCTTGGTTTAATCGGTTAAGCTCAGAAGAGCGCACCTTGACCTTTTTACAATCAGAGCAGCGACAGCCGTTGGATGATTTACTTAATCCGCTGGTGTATCCGTTCACCAGTTTGTATGCATCGATGAATGCCCTAGATGAACATACTCGCAAGCAACTTTCAGCCTCTGATGATCCTCAAGAAAAAGAACGCTTACAAAATGCGCTGCCGGTTATTGGCCGATGGCTAAGCCGAATTGAACCAGCTAAAGGGTTGGTCGACAGTTGGCTTGAGCCTGATGCAGAGAATGCGCCACCAGTGGCTCGCTGGTTAGACAGAATTGATAACGCAGATAACCAAGATTTAATACTTAACACCAGCCCAGTTTCGGCAAGCTCAGTATTAAAAAACTTTCTATGGAATCGCTGTTGCGGTGCGGTAGTGACATCAGCAACGCTGACGGTTGCTGGCAAGTTTGATCGCATTATGACTCAGTGTGGCATTCCGGAGCAGGCCGATGTCTTAAAAGTTGAGAGCCCATTTGATTACCCAAATTTAGTTACCGCGACTATTCCTGCATTGGCTGTAGAGGGTAGTCAGCGAGATGCTCATAGTGAGTCGATTGTTGCTCTTATTCATCAGCACCTGCCAATGGAAACAGGCAACTTGGTATTGTTTTCATCGCGAGCGCAGATGCAAGAGGTCTATGAAGGCTTAAATGACGACTGGAAAGCATTAGTCACCTCGCAAGATGATCTGCCAAAAACAGCGTTAATCGAGCATCATAAAGAGCGGCTGAATGAGGGTGGGGGTTCTACGCTATTTGGTTTGGCAAGCTTAGCCGAAGGTGTTGATTTACCGGGCAACTATTTGAAGCATTTGGTTATTGCGAAAATTCCTTTTGGTGTCCCAGATGACCCCATCACCTCAACATTGGCGCAGTGGTTGGAAAGTAAAGGCATGAATCCGTTTCAAGTGATTACCTTACCCGCGGCGACCATTCGGTTAGTGCAAGCCTGCGGGCGACTGATTCGGCAAGAGCAGGACAGTGGCGTTATTTGGTTTATGGATCGACGTATTGTTTCCAAACGCTATGGGAAAACTATTATTAACTCGTTACCCAACTATCATTGGAAAATCGAATAA
- the kdsA gene encoding 3-deoxy-8-phosphooctulonate synthase, with product MQQRVVSVANIECGNDKPFTLFGGINVLESRDLALKAAETYVKVTSELNIPYIFKASFDKANRSSISSFRGPGLEEGLKLLQEIKETFGVPVITDIHEPFQAAPAAEVADVIQLPAFLSRQTDLVKAMAETGAVINIKKAQFLAPHEMAHILNKFQEAGNDKLILCERGTSFGYNNLVVDMLGFGIMKQTGFPVIFDVTHALQKPGGRLDSADGRRAQVTDLARAGIAQKIAGLFLEAHPDPNSAKCDGPSALPLDKLKPFLEQLKAVDEVVKSFDDIVTE from the coding sequence ATGCAACAACGTGTGGTTTCAGTCGCGAATATTGAATGCGGCAACGACAAACCCTTTACCCTATTTGGCGGTATCAATGTACTGGAAAGTCGTGACTTAGCCCTAAAAGCCGCTGAGACTTACGTTAAGGTAACCAGCGAACTTAATATTCCTTATATTTTTAAAGCAAGCTTTGATAAAGCCAACCGCAGTTCCATTTCAAGTTTCCGCGGCCCAGGCTTAGAAGAAGGTTTAAAGCTGTTACAAGAAATTAAAGAAACTTTTGGCGTGCCGGTCATTACCGATATTCACGAACCTTTCCAAGCGGCTCCTGCTGCTGAAGTTGCAGATGTTATTCAGCTGCCTGCTTTTTTATCTCGCCAAACTGATCTGGTAAAAGCCATGGCAGAAACCGGTGCAGTCATCAATATTAAGAAGGCTCAGTTCTTAGCTCCGCATGAAATGGCTCACATCTTGAACAAGTTCCAAGAAGCTGGAAACGACAAACTGATTTTATGCGAACGCGGTACTTCGTTTGGTTACAACAATCTCGTTGTCGACATGCTAGGTTTTGGAATAATGAAACAGACTGGTTTCCCAGTTATTTTCGATGTTACTCACGCACTACAAAAGCCAGGTGGTCGTTTAGATTCTGCTGATGGTCGCCGTGCTCAGGTTACCGACCTTGCTCGCGCCGGTATTGCACAAAAAATTGCAGGCCTATTTCTTGAAGCTCACCCAGACCCTAATTCTGCAAAATGTGACGGACCTTCAGCATTACCACTGGATAAGCTTAAGCCGTTCCTAGAGCAATTGAAGGCGGTTGATGAAGTTGTGAAATCGTTCGACGATATCGTTACAGAATAA
- a CDS encoding KdsC family phosphatase has product MTYSDDLTQHYQGAHTALNKISLVVFDVDGVLTNGQLVYGSNGEVVKLFNVKDGVGIKLLQDQSIAVAVVTAKDSAMVDQRMSDLGVEYYFKGVKDKVAIVQQLLDRLELSLEQVCYVGDDMVDLSVMTQVGVSICPSDAYALVCEQASIVLPLGGGQGVARLVCDIVLNAKGVLAEAYKLAATPLFERNRS; this is encoded by the coding sequence ATGACTTATTCGGATGATCTCACTCAGCATTATCAAGGTGCTCATACGGCGCTTAACAAAATATCCTTGGTCGTCTTTGATGTCGATGGTGTTTTAACCAATGGGCAGCTTGTTTATGGCAGTAATGGTGAGGTCGTAAAGCTGTTTAATGTTAAAGATGGTGTTGGCATTAAGTTATTGCAGGACCAGTCTATAGCGGTAGCGGTTGTTACAGCGAAAGACAGCGCTATGGTCGATCAGCGCATGTCTGATTTAGGTGTCGAATATTACTTTAAAGGCGTTAAAGACAAGGTTGCCATTGTGCAGCAATTATTAGATCGACTTGAACTTTCTTTAGAGCAAGTTTGTTACGTCGGTGATGACATGGTTGATCTTAGCGTTATGACTCAGGTGGGTGTTTCTATCTGCCCCAGCGACGCATATGCATTGGTTTGCGAGCAGGCGAGTATCGTATTGCCATTAGGTGGTGGCCAAGGGGTGGCTCGGCTGGTGTGCGATATAGTGTTAAATGCGAAAGGGGTTTTAGCTGAAGCTTATAAATTGGCTGCAACACCGTTATTTGAACGCAATCGATCTTGA